One part of the Rutidosis leptorrhynchoides isolate AG116_Rl617_1_P2 chromosome 1, CSIRO_AGI_Rlap_v1, whole genome shotgun sequence genome encodes these proteins:
- the LOC139839364 gene encoding secreted RxLR effector protein 161-like: MEKSKPMATPMATNVKLTLEGEGDSFDCTKYRGMIGSLLYLMASRPDIMFSVCLCARFQENPKISHVEAVKRILRYLKGTMHLGLWYPKFTDVDIMCFVNSDHEGSLIDRNSTSGVCAFVGLCLTSLFSKKQTSIAISTTKAEYVAVWRACAQVLWMKQTFINYDIRHHFLRDHVQKENIVIDKVDSTENIADIFTKPLKKETFTLLRNGLGMMELVR; this comes from the exons ATGGAGAAATCAAAACCTATGGCAACTCCTATGGCCACCAATGTCAAGCTTACTCTTGAAGGAGAAGGAGATTCGTTCGATTGCACCAAGTATAGAGGAATGATTGGATCTCTTCTATATTTAATGGCAAGCCGACCAGATATCATGTTTAGTGTGTGCCTATGTGCAAGATTCCAAGAGAATCCCAAAATATCTCACGTAGAAGCGGTCAAAAGAATCCTTAGATATTTGAAAGGTACCATGCACCTTggtctatggtatccaaagttcaCCGATGTTGACATTATGTGTTTTGTGAATTCCGATCATGAAGGATCATTGATTGATCGAAATAGTACAAGTGGTGTATGTGCATTTGTTGGGCTTTGTTTAACATCATTGTTCTCTAAGAAGCAAACATCTATTGCAATATCTACTACCAAGGCGGAATATGTTGCCGTATGGAGAGCATGTGCTCAAGTGCTATGGATGAAACAAACCTTCATCAATTACG acattaggcaccacttTTTACGTGATCATGTCCAAAAAGAGAATATTGTGATTGATAAGGTAGATTCCACAGAAAATATTGCTGATATCTTCACTAAACCCCTTAAAAAGGAGACCTTCACTCTACTTAGGAATGGTTTGGGTATGATGGAACTTGTGCGTTGA